DNA sequence from the Polyodon spathula isolate WHYD16114869_AA chromosome 19, ASM1765450v1, whole genome shotgun sequence genome:
GTCCATACTCCTCATTTTAATACCCAGGACAGCACTCTCTCTCATCCTACCTGACGAAATCAGGTGACCTGGAAATGACATGCTGGAACTCAGAGAGGTTCACTGTTCCGTCTTTGTCGATGTCTGACTCTTCAAGGATCTGCAGTCCAATAAAACAATTATCAACAACATGTCTTGTCCAGCATTTCAGGTACAGAGATTCCATAATGATGCTGCAAGCACCAGAATTCGTCTAAACTAAATGGAATCCTCCATCACTACTGTAAGTAAACGTCAATCCGATATAAAACGCTCCTATACGGAGTGCTTCTAAGAGGCTTACATTGTGGATGAGCTGGTTCATCTCCTCTGGGGTGAGCCTGGTCTCAGGGGTGTCTCCAGTCAGGCAGTTCACCAGATGCTCCAGGTCTGTGCGGTCTAGGGTTCCATCATCATCGAAATCTACACAATGCAAGCAACACCGTGGGTGCGTTAATTAAGAGAGGCTCAGAGCAAGAATTACTGCGGTCACTCAGATCACTGATGAAATGAGCCCTGAGCTGCTCAGGAGTTGCAGGACTCAGCATGCCattaagtgggttctttcacagagctgctccaAGAGACTCAGATACTTAACGCATCCCATGGCTTACTCCTCCTCGTGGGAATGCGGGTACATCTTGGCACGTATGGAGATGTGCCTGTATGTAAATGTGGAGCATTTTCAAGGACTTTTTCACAGAAGTGAAAGTGTACAGGGTTTCCATGGGTACTTACTTACCGGACCCTGCAGGATATGGACAAAACCAAGCCTGCACTTAGTTTATATCCAGTCTGAAAAGGACTCGCAAGAGATCCTAAAGGGGTGAGTTGGTATCAAGCTGTAAGTGACCTACAGTGAGAGCACTACATGATTCCTGAAGTGCTCCAACCCCAGATCTTGTACAAAAGCTGCAGTGAGAAGCAGGCTGAAGTTAAGAGCTGTGTTTGAGCAGCGCTGAAGCCCCTGCCCGGTGTCAAGGCCTCGTACCGAAGATGCGGAAGGCGTAGTGTGATTTGATCTCTGGGGTGGCGGAGTCGCTGAAGGCACTGAGCAGGTCCAGGAAGTCCTCAAACGACAGGCTGTTGTCCTTCTCCTCCGAGGTGGAGAACACGTGACAGATCCTTTGCCGGAATGGGTTCGACTGGAAAGCAAGAGAATGAGaggagagaaataaataaataaccaaatacAATTCTTTGCACCAAACAAAAATCCTTTAGAAACTATAGATACAAAAAGGCTTATAGTTTTCTGACACCAACTAATTTACATCAACAATTAACTCCTGTTTGAAGGGCTTATAAAACGAggtactaaaatgtattttgtattgtattgcactgtagaTCAAATATTCCTGATCGGTCCTGTACCTTCAGCTCTGGCATGGTCAACACCTTCTCCTGTGGGACTCTGGTGGTCAACGAGTCCTGGTTTTTGGACAGCAACTCGCTGAATCTCCGGTGGGCTCTGAAACATGATCCAAAAAATAATGATTTCTAGCCGCAGCTGAGTCCATGCCACAAGACCCTTGTTTAACATCCTGTCAGTCTCGATTCATCTACTCAGTCCAATTAACAGCAGGACACACAAATGGCAGAGGAAAGCAATGTCTGTTCTTACTCCTAATGACCTGTAAACCACCCTGTGTTCATTCTGATAGCTTGCCAGGGAAATCAAACGGAAGGAATTCAACCCAATGGACACaagcagggttggggtcaattcctgttttcctttttaaaatcaattcccaattgaTTCCCAAGGAGGAGCAAGCTTCTCATCTAGTAATAATCAGAAGTCAGAGCACAAGACCAGAGTTCAGCTTCTTTCCTCAGTTACTTTGAACATTGAGAGAATTAGATATTGGTGGACTGAAATGGAAAATGCGCTCTCAGCAGGACAAACCACTTTGTTATAAAAGCAAATACTTACAGAAGAATCTCTTGCTTGGTTAAAAATGTCAGTTCCTGAAATAGTAAACGTTGACAGTTAGTATAAGGGATCTCGCACACTTTGATCAACAGTGAGAATCGTGTAGAAGTGAACTGCATTTCACCAGCGCTGTGAGCTTTAACAAAGGGTCAAAGGTTCACAATGAAGTTCAACTTTGGTAGCAATATGCACTTTTGTAGGAGAGATTACTGACATTGTAAACCAATACCATAACGAG
Encoded proteins:
- the LOC121294343 gene encoding calcium and integrin-binding protein 1-like, encoding MGTSASQISKELLSEYQELTFLTKQEILLAHRRFSELLSKNQDSLTTRVPQEKVLTMPELKSNPFRQRICHVFSTSEEKDNSLSFEDFLDLLSAFSDSATPEIKSHYAFRIFDFDDDGTLDRTDLEHLVNCLTGDTPETRLTPEEMNQLIHNILEESDIDKDGTVNLSEFQHVISRSPDFVSSFKIVL